A DNA window from Bradyrhizobium sp. CCBAU 53421 contains the following coding sequences:
- a CDS encoding tripartite tricarboxylate transporter substrate binding protein BugD, with product MMSIRSLAGACLSAFAALSAFAVPASAQNYPTRTITMIVPFAAGGPTDVISRIVTAHMAQTLGQSIVIENVVGAGGTTATTRAARAANDGYTLVTGHMGTHAASVPLYPKLAYHPEKDFEPIALLAGTPILILARKDFPPKDLKEFVAYVKANAEKVNAAHAGIGSVSHASCELLNSILDVKPVGVPFNGTGPAMNALVAGQVDYMCDQIVNAVPQINAGTIKAYAVATPERNPSLPNVPTTAEAGLPAFQAQAWNAIFAPKGTSPAIIATLNAAAIKALDDENVRKRLLELGSVIPQPANRTPEALATLVKSEIAKWTPVLKPAT from the coding sequence ATGATGTCCATTCGCTCGCTTGCGGGCGCATGCCTTTCGGCATTTGCCGCGCTGAGTGCGTTCGCCGTGCCGGCGTCCGCGCAAAACTATCCGACGCGCACCATCACCATGATCGTGCCGTTCGCAGCCGGCGGTCCGACCGACGTCATCTCGCGCATCGTCACCGCGCACATGGCGCAGACGCTCGGACAGAGCATCGTCATCGAGAACGTGGTCGGCGCCGGCGGCACCACGGCGACGACGCGCGCCGCACGCGCCGCCAATGACGGCTACACGCTCGTCACCGGACATATGGGCACGCACGCGGCGTCCGTGCCGCTCTACCCGAAGCTCGCCTATCACCCGGAAAAGGATTTCGAACCCATCGCGCTGCTCGCTGGCACGCCGATCCTGATCCTTGCCCGCAAGGATTTCCCGCCAAAGGATCTGAAGGAGTTCGTCGCCTACGTGAAGGCCAATGCCGAGAAGGTCAACGCCGCGCATGCCGGCATCGGCTCGGTCTCGCATGCCTCCTGCGAGCTGTTGAACTCGATCCTCGACGTCAAGCCGGTCGGCGTGCCCTTCAACGGCACCGGCCCCGCCATGAACGCGCTGGTCGCCGGCCAGGTCGACTACATGTGCGACCAGATCGTCAACGCGGTGCCGCAGATCAACGCCGGCACCATCAAGGCCTATGCGGTCGCCACCCCCGAGCGCAATCCGTCGCTGCCCAATGTCCCGACCACGGCGGAGGCCGGCCTGCCGGCATTCCAGGCCCAGGCCTGGAACGCGATCTTTGCGCCGAAGGGAACTTCGCCCGCGATCATCGCCACGCTGAATGCCGCGGCGATCAAGGCGCTCGACGATGAGAACGTGCGCAAACGCCTGCTCGAGCTCGGCAGCGTGATCCCTCAGCCTGCCAACCGCACGCCGGAGGCGCTCGCGACCCTCGTCAAAAGCGAGATCGCGAAGTGGACCCCGGTGCTGAAGCCGGCGACTTAA
- a CDS encoding chromate transporter: MSSEPSPIAALVWTFGLMSLFAVGGANSAIPEMHRAAVDVHHWLTDKQFADVFAISQLSPGPNVLIVTLIGYSVAGVAGALAATVAMCGPTALLAYYVSRFLERSREARWPAIIQAALVPLSIGLMAASGLIVARTSDQSWIAVLITIVAAALAFATRINPLWMLLAGGLLGFAGVV, translated from the coding sequence ATGAGCTCGGAGCCCAGCCCGATCGCCGCGCTGGTCTGGACCTTCGGTCTGATGTCGCTGTTTGCGGTCGGCGGGGCCAATTCGGCGATCCCCGAAATGCACCGCGCCGCCGTCGACGTGCATCACTGGCTGACCGACAAGCAGTTCGCCGACGTGTTTGCGATCTCTCAGCTCTCGCCGGGACCGAACGTGCTGATCGTGACGCTGATAGGCTATTCCGTCGCAGGCGTCGCCGGGGCGTTGGCCGCGACGGTGGCGATGTGCGGACCGACCGCGCTGCTTGCCTATTATGTGAGCCGTTTCCTCGAGCGCTCGCGCGAGGCGCGCTGGCCGGCCATCATTCAGGCGGCATTGGTTCCGCTGTCGATCGGGCTGATGGCCGCGTCTGGCCTGATCGTGGCGCGGACATCAGACCAAAGTTGGATCGCGGTCCTGATCACCATTGTCGCAGCCGCGCTTGCCTTTGCGACGCGGATCAATCCCTTATGGATGTTGCTTGCCGGAGGTCTCTTGGGTTTCGCTGGCGTTGTCTGA
- a CDS encoding dihydrofolate reductase, translated as MEIVLVVAVAENGVIGSDNAIPWRLKSDQQRFKAITLNKPVVMGRKTFESLRRPLPNRTNIVVTRDANYRARGAIVTTSFENARAIALGDALRRFATEIAIIGGAEIYAQWMGIADRLEITEVHARPDGDTRFDQIDTEQWEEVARVRNPAGEGDSADFSYVTYRRRARG; from the coding sequence ATGGAGATCGTGCTGGTCGTTGCGGTCGCCGAGAACGGCGTGATCGGGAGCGATAACGCGATCCCGTGGCGGCTGAAATCCGACCAGCAGCGCTTCAAGGCGATCACGCTGAACAAGCCCGTCGTGATGGGGCGCAAGACTTTCGAGTCTCTGCGCAGGCCGCTGCCAAATCGGACCAACATCGTGGTGACGCGCGATGCGAACTACCGCGCGCGCGGCGCCATCGTCACCACGTCGTTCGAGAACGCCCGCGCAATTGCGCTTGGTGACGCGCTGCGGCGTTTCGCCACTGAAATTGCAATCATCGGTGGCGCGGAAATCTACGCGCAATGGATGGGCATAGCCGATCGGCTCGAGATCACCGAGGTTCACGCCCGGCCGGACGGCGATACGCGGTTCGACCAAATCGATACGGAGCAGTGGGAAGAGGTCGCGCGTGTGCGAAATCCGGCAGGCGAGGGCGACAGCGCCGACTTCTCCTATGTGACATATCGTCGGCGCGCCCGGGGTTAA
- a CDS encoding tripartite tricarboxylate transporter TctB family protein, which translates to MSDMPSEAPVKSILPKWVRGPQDFVGGLAMMAVALFALWASSDLQGMHGFSFGAGTAPRMFAVLLLLLGGAVALMGILQDGPHIAAYSWRGPLFVSAAIVFFAVAIRPLGLVVSAFAAFLIAALGSHETRWLEAIIVGGCLTLGCALLFPYVLGLPMPMFPRFLIQ; encoded by the coding sequence ATGAGCGATATGCCGAGCGAGGCGCCGGTCAAATCGATCTTGCCGAAATGGGTGCGCGGTCCGCAGGACTTTGTCGGCGGGCTCGCCATGATGGCGGTTGCGCTGTTTGCCTTGTGGGCCTCCAGCGATCTGCAGGGCATGCACGGATTTTCGTTCGGCGCCGGAACTGCGCCGCGCATGTTCGCCGTGCTGCTGCTGTTGCTCGGCGGCGCCGTGGCGCTGATGGGAATTCTGCAGGATGGCCCGCATATCGCGGCCTATTCCTGGCGCGGCCCGCTGTTCGTGTCGGCGGCGATCGTGTTCTTCGCGGTCGCGATCCGTCCGCTCGGCCTCGTCGTCTCCGCCTTTGCCGCCTTCCTGATCGCAGCGCTCGGCTCGCATGAGACAAGATGGCTCGAGGCCATCATCGTCGGGGGCTGCCTGACGCTCGGCTGCGCGCTGCTGTTTCCTTATGTGCTGGGACTTCCGATGCCGATGTTCCCGCGTTTCCTGATCCAGTGA
- a CDS encoding tripartite tricarboxylate transporter permease: protein MELFANLAHGFVVAFSPINLLMCLIGALVGTLVGVLPGIGTIATVAMLLPITFGLPPVGALIMLAGIYYGAQYGGSTTSILVNIPGEATSVVTALDGHQMAKQGRAGPALAIAAIGSFFAGCVATVLIAVLGAPLTKLALAFGPAEYFSLMVLGLIFAVVLAKGSVLKAIAMIVFGLLLSMVGSDIETGASRMAFNIPELADGLGFATVAMGVFGFAEIIRNLDHGAEMDRNLVQQKITGLMPTRKDLVDSTPAILRGTVLGSILGILPGGGAVIASFAAYTLEKKLAKNPSRFGRGAIEGVAAPESANNAAAQTSFIPLLTLGIPPNAVMALMVGAMTIHGIVPGPQVMQKQPDLVWGMIASMWIGNLMLIIINLPLVGIWVRLLRVPYRLMFPSIVVFCAIGIYSVNNAPVDVVLAGAFGLVGYWLIKHDFEPAPLLLGMVLGPLMEENLRRALLISRGDWSVFLSRPLSAVLLAIAAALLVLAVLPTLRAKRDEVFVESEG from the coding sequence ATGGAACTGTTTGCCAATCTCGCCCACGGTTTCGTGGTCGCCTTCTCGCCGATCAACCTTCTGATGTGCCTGATCGGTGCGCTGGTCGGCACGCTGGTCGGCGTGCTGCCGGGCATCGGCACCATCGCCACCGTCGCGATGCTGCTGCCGATCACCTTCGGTCTGCCGCCGGTCGGCGCGCTGATCATGCTCGCCGGCATCTATTACGGTGCGCAATATGGCGGCTCGACCACCTCGATCCTGGTCAACATTCCGGGCGAGGCGACCTCCGTGGTCACCGCGCTCGACGGCCACCAGATGGCCAAGCAGGGCCGCGCCGGTCCGGCGCTCGCGATCGCCGCGATCGGCTCGTTCTTCGCCGGCTGCGTCGCGACCGTGCTGATCGCCGTGCTCGGCGCGCCGCTGACCAAGCTCGCGCTGGCGTTCGGCCCGGCCGAATATTTCTCGCTGATGGTGCTCGGCCTGATCTTCGCGGTGGTGCTCGCCAAGGGCTCGGTGCTGAAGGCGATCGCGATGATCGTGTTCGGCCTCTTGCTGTCGATGGTCGGCTCCGACATCGAGACCGGCGCCTCGCGCATGGCCTTCAACATCCCGGAGCTCGCCGACGGCCTCGGCTTCGCCACCGTCGCGATGGGCGTGTTCGGCTTCGCGGAGATCATTCGCAACCTCGACCATGGCGCGGAGATGGACCGCAACCTGGTGCAGCAGAAGATCACCGGTCTGATGCCGACCAGGAAGGATCTCGTGGACTCCACGCCCGCGATCCTGCGCGGCACCGTGCTCGGCTCGATCCTCGGCATCCTGCCGGGCGGCGGCGCCGTGATCGCCTCGTTCGCGGCCTATACGCTGGAGAAGAAGCTGGCGAAAAATCCGTCGCGGTTCGGCCGCGGCGCGATCGAAGGCGTGGCGGCGCCGGAGAGCGCCAACAACGCCGCGGCGCAGACCTCGTTCATCCCGCTGCTCACGCTCGGCATCCCGCCGAATGCGGTGATGGCGTTGATGGTCGGCGCGATGACCATTCATGGCATCGTGCCGGGTCCGCAGGTGATGCAGAAGCAGCCCGACCTTGTCTGGGGCATGATCGCCTCGATGTGGATCGGCAATTTGATGCTGATCATCATCAACCTGCCGCTGGTCGGCATCTGGGTCCGTCTGCTGCGCGTGCCGTACCGGCTGATGTTCCCCTCGATCGTGGTGTTCTGTGCGATCGGCATCTACTCGGTGAACAACGCGCCGGTCGACGTCGTGCTCGCAGGCGCGTTCGGTCTGGTCGGCTACTGGCTGATCAAGCACGATTTCGAGCCGGCGCCGCTGTTGCTCGGCATGGTGCTGGGCCCGCTGATGGAGGAGAACCTGCGCCGGGCACTCTTGATCTCGCGCGGCGACTGGAGCGTGTTCCTGTCGCGGCCGCTGTCGGCGGTGCTGCTGGCGATCGCCGCGGCTCTCCTGGTGCTCGCGGTGCTGCCGACCTTGCGTGCCAAGCGCGACGAAGTGTTCGTGGAGTCCGAGGGCTAG
- the hflK gene encoding FtsH protease activity modulator HflK produces the protein MPWKNQGGGPWGSGPKGPWGTGPQSAGPRPPDLEDLLRRGQDRLQQWLPGGHFSGMGIALVLVAALAIWFATGLFRVQSEELGVVLRFGKYVRDAQPGLRYHLPYPIETVLLPKALRVNTISIGMTLIDDPARRGRTMRDVPEESLMLTGDENIVDVDFTVLWRIKPGGAGAYLFNIQNPEGTVKAVAESAMREVIGRSQIQPILTGARNVTEQNVQELMQKTLDSYNAGIQITQVQMQKVDPPAQVIDAFRDVQAARADLERKQNEAQTYANRIVPEARGRSAQILQAAEGYKEQAVAEAKGQSARFLKVYEEYKKAPDVTRERIYLETMEKVLGSSEKLVYDGGQGQNIVPYLPLGELTTRRPPSAPATTGQQQGATR, from the coding sequence ATGCCGTGGAAAAATCAAGGCGGGGGGCCGTGGGGCTCGGGTCCGAAAGGGCCATGGGGCACAGGTCCGCAGTCGGCCGGGCCAAGGCCGCCGGATCTTGAGGATCTGCTGCGGCGCGGCCAGGACCGGCTGCAGCAGTGGCTGCCCGGCGGTCATTTCAGCGGCATGGGCATAGCGCTGGTGCTGGTCGCGGCGCTCGCGATCTGGTTCGCGACCGGGCTTTTCCGCGTCCAATCCGAAGAGCTCGGTGTCGTGCTGCGGTTCGGCAAATACGTCCGCGATGCCCAGCCGGGCCTGCGCTATCACCTGCCGTATCCGATCGAGACGGTGCTGCTGCCGAAGGCGCTGCGCGTCAACACGATCTCGATCGGCATGACGCTGATCGACGATCCCGCACGGCGCGGCCGCACCATGCGCGACGTGCCGGAAGAGAGCCTGATGCTGACCGGTGACGAGAACATCGTCGACGTCGACTTCACCGTGCTGTGGCGCATCAAGCCGGGTGGGGCCGGCGCCTATCTGTTCAACATCCAGAATCCGGAAGGCACCGTGAAGGCGGTTGCCGAAAGCGCGATGCGTGAGGTGATCGGCCGCTCGCAGATCCAGCCGATCCTGACCGGGGCGCGCAACGTCACCGAGCAGAACGTCCAGGAGCTGATGCAGAAGACGCTCGACAGCTACAATGCGGGCATCCAGATCACCCAGGTGCAGATGCAGAAGGTCGATCCGCCGGCGCAGGTGATCGACGCTTTCCGCGACGTCCAGGCGGCGCGCGCCGACCTCGAGCGCAAGCAGAACGAGGCACAGACCTACGCCAACCGGATCGTGCCGGAAGCGCGTGGTCGTTCCGCGCAGATCCTGCAGGCCGCCGAAGGCTACAAGGAGCAGGCGGTCGCCGAGGCCAAGGGCCAGAGCGCACGCTTCCTGAAAGTCTATGAAGAGTACAAGAAGGCACCCGACGTGACGCGCGAGCGCATCTATCTGGAGACCATGGAAAAAGTGCTCGGCAGCTCCGAGAAGCTGGTTTATGACGGCGGCCAGGGCCAGAACATCGTGCCCTATCTTCCGCTCGGCGAACTGACCACGCGGCGTCCGCCGTCGGCGCCGGCCACGACCGGCCAGCAGCAGGGAGCCACCCGATGA
- a CDS encoding thymidylate synthase, producing the protein MNQYHDLLERILADGAEKHDRTGTGTLSIFGHQMRFNLSAGFPMLTTKRLPLKAIVHELLWFLAGDTNIKYLNDNGVTIWDEWADANGDLGPVYGSQWRSWPAPDGRSIDQITNVIEMIKRNPDSRRLIVSAWNPAEVDKMALPPCHCLFQFYVANGKLSCQLYQRSGDVFLGVPFNIASYALLTMMVAQVTGLKPGDFVHSLGDAHLYSNHLEQARLQLTRPTRPLPTMAINPDVKDIFAFRYEDFKLEGYDPHPHIKAEVAV; encoded by the coding sequence ATGAACCAGTATCACGACCTGCTCGAACGCATCCTCGCCGATGGTGCTGAGAAGCACGACCGCACCGGCACCGGCACGCTGTCGATTTTCGGCCACCAGATGCGCTTCAACCTCTCGGCCGGCTTCCCAATGCTAACGACCAAGCGGCTGCCGCTGAAGGCGATCGTGCACGAGCTGCTCTGGTTCCTCGCCGGCGACACCAACATCAAATATCTCAACGACAACGGCGTCACGATCTGGGACGAATGGGCTGACGCCAACGGCGATCTCGGTCCGGTCTACGGCTCGCAATGGCGCTCCTGGCCCGCGCCCGATGGCCGCAGCATCGACCAGATCACCAACGTGATCGAGATGATCAAGCGCAACCCGGACTCGCGGCGGCTGATCGTCAGCGCCTGGAATCCGGCCGAGGTCGACAAGATGGCGCTGCCGCCGTGCCACTGTCTGTTCCAGTTCTATGTCGCCAACGGCAAATTGTCCTGCCAGCTCTATCAGCGCTCCGGCGACGTCTTCCTCGGCGTGCCCTTCAACATCGCCTCCTACGCGCTGCTGACCATGATGGTGGCGCAGGTCACTGGCCTCAAGCCCGGCGATTTCGTGCACTCGCTCGGCGACGCGCATCTCTATTCGAACCACCTCGAGCAGGCGAGGCTGCAATTGACGCGGCCGACGCGGCCGCTGCCGACGATGGCGATCAATCCCGACGTGAAGGACATCTTCGCCTTCCGCTACGAGGACTTCAAACTCGAGGGTTACGATCCGCATCCGCACATCAAGGCTGAAGTCGCGGTCTGA
- a CDS encoding GNAT family N-acetyltransferase, whose protein sequence is MSLTIRRARPDEAGLVFSLVRELADYEKLLHEVHASEADIAEALFGTNPRLYCDIAEWNGEPAGFAVWFVNFSTFAGRHGIYLEDLFVRPALRGKGIGKALLVHLAKQCRANGWARLQWAVLDWNAPSIAFYKSIGAELMDEWTICRVSGEALSALALAEGAR, encoded by the coding sequence ATGTCGCTGACCATCCGCCGCGCACGGCCCGATGAGGCCGGACTGGTGTTCTCGCTGGTCCGCGAGCTCGCCGACTATGAGAAGCTCCTGCACGAGGTTCATGCCAGCGAGGCCGATATCGCCGAGGCGCTGTTCGGCACCAACCCGCGGCTCTATTGCGACATCGCGGAATGGAACGGCGAGCCGGCCGGTTTCGCGGTCTGGTTCGTCAACTTCTCGACCTTCGCCGGCCGACACGGCATCTATCTCGAAGACCTCTTCGTGCGTCCGGCGCTGCGCGGCAAGGGCATCGGCAAGGCGCTGCTGGTGCATCTGGCCAAGCAATGCCGCGCCAATGGCTGGGCGCGCCTGCAATGGGCGGTGCTCGACTGGAACGCGCCGTCGATCGCGTTCTACAAGTCCATCGGCGCCGAGCTGATGGACGAATGGACGATTTGCCGCGTCTCCGGCGAGGCCTTGTCGGCGCTGGCGCTGGCGGAAGGAGCGCGCTGA
- a CDS encoding SspB family protein — MATDHIRYDVLARDALRGVLRRVLSDAAEHGLPGEHHFYITFLSHGDGVKLSPRLLAQYPEEMTIILQHQFWDLVVTEDRFEVGLSFGGIPERLNVPFAAVTRFLDPSAPFDLRFDVSDALSEEAPPATAPAAPLPAPAARAAVETETAETEPEPTKPSEGAEVVRLDRFRKK, encoded by the coding sequence ATGGCGACCGATCACATCCGATATGACGTGCTGGCGCGCGATGCGCTGCGCGGGGTGCTGCGCCGGGTCCTGTCGGATGCGGCCGAACATGGCCTGCCGGGTGAGCACCATTTCTACATCACCTTCCTCTCGCACGGCGACGGCGTGAAGCTGTCGCCTCGGCTGCTCGCGCAGTACCCGGAGGAGATGACCATCATCCTGCAGCACCAGTTCTGGGATCTGGTGGTGACCGAGGACCGGTTCGAGGTCGGGCTGTCGTTCGGCGGGATTCCCGAGCGGCTGAACGTGCCGTTCGCTGCGGTGACCCGCTTCCTCGATCCGTCCGCCCCCTTCGACCTGCGGTTCGACGTCTCGGATGCGCTGTCCGAGGAGGCCCCTCCCGCCACGGCGCCTGCCGCTCCGCTTCCCGCACCTGCCGCCCGGGCGGCGGTCGAGACCGAGACGGCCGAGACCGAGCCGGAGCCCACAAAGCCCAGCGAAGGCGCCGAGGTCGTGCGGCTGGACCGCTTCCGGAAGAAATAA
- a CDS encoding chromate transporter — translation MPPESPPAGAPAPDAFAPSRPHQPGLLELFLAFAKMSLAGFGGVLVWARRSIVEQHRWMTAEEFNETFALCHFLPGPNIVNLSVVFGSRFRGIAGGLAAFAGLVGPPMVIATVLAALYARYGDIDVLRRTLAGVACAAVGLLFAVVLKMMMPLLKRRDVTGLVILSAVFVAIGLIRWPLQIVLLVAIPLSIATTVLARRMVKA, via the coding sequence ATGCCCCCGGAATCCCCGCCGGCTGGCGCCCCGGCGCCGGATGCCTTCGCACCGTCTCGGCCCCACCAGCCCGGCCTGCTCGAGCTGTTCCTGGCCTTTGCCAAGATGTCGCTGGCCGGCTTTGGCGGGGTCCTGGTCTGGGCCCGGCGGTCGATCGTCGAGCAGCACCGCTGGATGACCGCGGAGGAGTTCAACGAGACCTTCGCGCTGTGCCATTTCCTGCCAGGTCCGAACATCGTCAACCTTTCGGTCGTGTTCGGCTCGCGCTTCCGCGGCATCGCCGGCGGGCTTGCGGCCTTCGCCGGGCTGGTCGGGCCGCCGATGGTGATCGCGACCGTGCTTGCCGCACTCTACGCCCGCTACGGCGATATCGACGTGCTGCGCCGGACCCTCGCCGGCGTGGCCTGCGCCGCGGTCGGGCTGCTGTTCGCCGTCGTCCTCAAGATGATGATGCCGTTGTTGAAGCGGCGTGATGTCACGGGCCTCGTCATCCTGTCCGCGGTCTTCGTCGCGATCGGTCTGATCCGGTGGCCGCTCCAGATCGTGCTGCTGGTGGCGATCCCGCTCAGCATTGCGACGACGGTGCTGGCGCGACGCATGGTGAAGGCATGA